Sequence from the Sciurus carolinensis chromosome 1, mSciCar1.2, whole genome shotgun sequence genome:
agttgtttagggcctcgctgaggtgctgaagctggctttgaactggagatcctcctgcctcagcctccagagctgttaGGATTGCAGGCGTGCGCCCCGCTCAACCTAAGTTTATAAGGCTTCTGGCAAACACTCTTTGGGGAAGCAATATGAAAATCATCCGGAGTTTCATGACTGACAAGTATTGGACAATCTAGGAGGTCAGAAGGTTTAGTCCaaataatctttcttttgtagaaaTAGGAACAAATCCTAGTTCTTAATTTAGTTgattaattttgaggcaggggcATTTAAatgccaattttaaaaagtacatatacatattttaggaGAAGAAACAGAATTGGTAAAAATGTTTTGGAGAATCTGCCTAGTGTGGAAACTTAACatctttctgaaataaataaatttagacgaattaaatagcaaaaacaattcaTGATTCTTGGCAGCACTCAAACCATAAGAAGCTCAAAGAGGTCCAAAAAAGGCTGGCTATTGTAGCAGAACATGGAAGCAAAGTAATTACTTGATTGGCTTTGGGTAGGTATTTGCCCTGTGTGGGTATGATCCAGGTAGAAAGTCCCTGCTGAGAGGTTAGTTGGTTACTGTTTAAGTTTTCCTTTTACTGTTTACATTTGGGTTGCACTTTACTTAAGTAGGAATCCGAGGCACTGGAACTGTTTCCGCTGAATGACTAACCAATTAAGTGGTTTTTGTTTAAGTCTGGCTTATTGTAGCTCacaatactttataaaaattaattttataaagaagcaaaattatGCATTATTTGTTCATAGTAAATGGATCTGTTATTGGACTTTTTTTGTATTCCTCAGATGGGAAGTCTAGATTATATGTCTTCCCCCCACATGCCCAGATATACAATTATGTATAATTGGGGGGTGTtatgtgctgggaattgaatctaagGCCTGTGCATGCTAAGTGTTCACTCTTAGCCTAAATCAGTCAATTGGTTAattcagttattattttttcaaggatttctatcaTATCACAGGTtctcaatagtttttttttaaaaaacaaattcagccTTAATTATCAGAATTAAAATTGGGATAAGGTTTGATAGAATTATGAGTCCAAAGATAATGGGCCATTCAGTTTcacattctgtaatttttattatttcattctgtgGTTGCTTAGCAGAAAAATGAGATGTACAAAGATAATTCAGTTAAAAAAGAAGAGGTGGGGattgagaaaattaagaaatgtctAACCTTATAGTTGATGCTCCCCTGGGCCTCTCCCACATCCATTCTCACAGtagcttccatttttctctctttaaagcAAATCTTATGCCCCATGCCCACTTAAAACTAATGGATCCCATTTATTCCAGGTTACAATTCAAAATCTTGTGGTCTAAAAACATGATCTTGCCAAGACCTATACCGCAATTTTATGTGATTCCACATAAATTGAAGATTTCTGTGTTCTAGATGATTATCTCATTCCAGAATCTCAAATCCTCCTGATGTTTTTGTTCCTCATCTGAGAATGCTTTTTTTGTCCATTGAAAACCTCCTCCTTTGTCATTCCACAGATTTCAGTTCTCCCCATCTGGGAATTTTCCTGCCTTACCCAGGCTAGTGGAACCCCTTTATAAGGTCTTATGACCACTTGCATTTCTTTACAGCGTGCAATACTATTGTAGTTAAATCTCAACGGACCTGATCTGTCTTGTTAACCACTATGCCCCTAGTGCCTAGCAAAATACCACCCTCTCATTGTATTggaattcaataaatacttgctgaatcAATTAGTACCTTGGGATAAAAGAAACATGATCAGTGAGACTTCAGAGTTTCTAGAATTACCTGAGGGGAAAATACTGGAGAAACACAGCATCAGCTGTCTTAGAATTGAACTATAATAGTATTCTAAGAAGTCAGCCTCATCAAAAAATATAGTAACTAATGCAGTAACTATGgcttcagcagcagcagccagaaaCCTGAGTATTATCAAACTCCTTTCCCTTGCCTTGCTCATTCCCTTAGTTGCGAAGTCCTGTTAATTTGCCTCCTTTAAATCTCCCAGAATTACCTCATTTATCTCCAGTGCTCCACATCATCTCTTGCATAGATTCATGCGAGAGCTTTTCTATTATACCTCTGGTTTTGGCCTCTCTTTAATCCATTTCCCACTTTAGCTCAAGAGATTTTTCTAAAGTGAATAATTCctcattttaaagacttttattcttttcctttcactcAGGATAAAGTAGTAACTTTTCCACACGGCTTACAAGGCTCTTTGTGACTGAACCCCTACCTACCACACTCTGGTTCTTTTCTGTGCTCTCTTTCTAAAATCTAGGCACCACCACTCATACTAAATACTTACCCAACCATTGTGCTCTTTCTACCTCCAGACCTTGTCACATGCACTGTTTCTTCCTGGCCTGTCCTTCTCCACTTTCCAGACCTGGCTAATTACTCTGCCACCAGTTACATCAGGACCCTTATATCTCATTCACTCTTGGACTCTCAGTGCCCATCACAGTGCTTGATATATTGTGGTATTTAATATTATTTGGGGTGGTCATCATGATATTCTTGATTTAAATGATGGTACTCATCCCTGTTTTTCTGGCAGGTATTTGTATTTGATGTTggaaagaaaacttggaaatctTATGATTGGTCACAGATTACAACTGTGGCAGTTTTTGGAAAATATGACTCAGAACTTATGTGCTATGCTCATTCAAAAGGAGCAAGAGTAGTTCTAAAAGGTATGTTTTTACCAGATATCTATGTTTAGCCAGTTGGTAAATTATCTATCATTTGCTATAGtcctagcaaaaaaaaaaaaaaaatccttttttcagtctggtacatacctgtaatcccagctgcttgggagggtgaaacaggaggctcacaagttcaaggccagcttcagcaatttagtaagaccctaccgtaaaaattaaaaaggggtagGCATGTAGCTCCAtgataaagtatccctgggtttaatccctagtatttaaaaaaattccttttttctgttCATCTATTTATTCAAACCTTAAAATTAATCTTATATACTACTAAATCCATTTTACAAATAcagatgtttttaaagaattaaatataccACTTTATGATTTTGAGCAAAGTGTGACTGCCAAATTAGTGTGTTGACTTTAAGTTAGTCATAGTCCACGATTTCTGCTTCTAATTTGGGAAtgattttactcattttattcataatagttatTTTGGAGATTAGCAATAAAACAATAGCTTTATGTTATTTTGGTATAtgatttctccatttagaaaacTTAGATTTGGGCCTTAGTATTCCAAAATAATgagatgttttaaagaaattttgatcTCTTTGGAAATGGGTTTGTGAAATAAATAGCACTTAACTGAGAAAGCTTATATATGTACAAAAGATGTCTATTTCTTCCATAGGAGATGTATCCCTAAAGGATATCATTGATCCTACTTTCAGAACATCCTGGATAGCTCAAAAACTGGATTTGGCCAAATCACAATATATGGATGGAATTAATATAGATATAGAGCAAGAAGTTACTTGTTTCTCACCTGAATATGATGCATTAACAGCATTAGTCAAAGAAACCACAGACTCTTTCCATCGTGAGATTGAGGGATCACAGgtaaacattcatttattttttggacgCTCCATATCTTCCTTATCAAAATGAAAGTATGACTAATGTACTATTTATAGTAATGGAATGGGGAAGAATTTTGGCACctatttcctaaaaaaaattctggaagttttcatgttattatttaagtaattttacAGTACTAAGTGATCTCTTCAAACCAAACACTGGGATTACTTCACCTGCTTGGCTTGCATTGGGGTTATGGATATTGGATAGGCAATGGGGGCAGCAAGAATCAGGGAAGGTCTACCTGGCTTTAACCAGTGCAGAATAGAAACAGGTGGTGCTTAGTCCTGGGAAAATGTCTCCTTTGTTCCATAGTCTGAATTATTTGCAAAGTAGTCAAGGCACAAAAAGGCTCAAAGGAATTCCTCCATCAGAGCTGTGACAATAGGCAGTATACTCCCCCATTGCCATAATGAGCATGATTAGAGCGAAAGCATAAGCATCTTGCCAGGCAGTGTGTAGGTAACAAAAGATAATGTGGCTCCAGATCACCGCTTCTTAATCCTGGTCACATATCAACATAACCAGGggtcttaaaaaagaataaacacttggatgtgcatacacatatatactggAGGCTCACTCCCAGAACTTATTATTCAGAAGATTTGGGTGAGCCCAGAatccaaattttaaataagtttcatATGTGATTATAATTAAGAACTATTAGGTTAGACAATGAGTTTTTCCTTGGTATCCATGGAAGATTGTTTCTAGGACACCCtattgataccaaaatctgcagatgttcaagtcccatacataaaatgatatagtatttgcatataacttatgcACAAACttctgtgtactttaaatcatctctacattatttataatacctaatacaatgtaaatgctaaatagtttcatttttatttttacagactgcattttgattcattgtacacaaatggggtacaactttttgtttctatggttgtacacgatatagattcacaccatttgtgtaatcatacatgtacatagggtaatgatgtctgtcttattccaccacctttcatacATAGTTTTTATaccatattgtttagggaatgaagacaagaaaatctgtacatgtatgtgttcagtatgtaatttaaaaagtattttggtCTTTGCATATATGATTGGTCTGCCTCCTTTAATGTGAATAGTTGAAGACTTATAGAGAGAGCTTTGAGAAAGTCCTGAAATGAGTTACTTAGATAAATTggccaaaatattaaaaatttacctaaagtatttcaattttttgaagttAATCAGTAAGTGTTTACTAAATGtccaattaggaaaaaaaataatttttaatgataattttgaaCATCTGTAAACATTAACATAAGACTAACTAATATTTGATTAAggtaataaacatattttaaagagaCATCCTGTTGAATGCTGGCTTACCATTCAAAATGAAAGATATCATTGGTTTTATCTGAATATTTCCATACAATAAGaccatttaaattatttgttcaacATTTTGAGTTTATTAATCTATACCTGTGTGACAAATCATCCACTAAGCTCTAAATGTAAAAATGGGTCAGATCTGCCATATAAGGTAATTGACTTACGGGCTCAAACTCACAACCCAGTTAGGCTGTGCTAACAACTTTAACAGTACTTTAAAAACTCTcgtataaaaattatttttagtgttaCTTTACTCTCTAGTTGTTCAGTAGTCCCCCCATACCGTACTGCCATTAAACCTGCTTCTGAAGATATTTGGATTTAAATCCCTTCATCTATATAGTGCCCAGTTCTGGTGATTGTATGTCCAAATACATGTCTAGACCAATCCAATGTagttaaaaagaatatattttgtagaACTCTTCTTTTATGAGTGTTGaatcctatattcatatatgataaaagcagttattttttcttggttagcatgagacaggaaaataattttaaaaaaccatctGATGTAATATGAATGTTTGATCATGTTACATAAAATGACATGTGTTTTTCCACAGGTAACCTTTGATGTAGCTTGGTCTCCAAAAAACATAGACAGAAGGTGCTATAATTATACTGGAATTGCAGATGCTTGTGACTTTCTGTTCGTGATGTCTTATGATGAACAAAGTCAAATCTGGTCAGAATGTATTGCAGCAGCCAATGCTCCCTATAATCAGACAGTAACCGGTAAGAATCTACAAGATGATCATTTATTAGTAACATTAATTCCAGAACCTTGAGCATTAAGGTATCTTTTAGAATTTCCAAGTTATTTATGTACCCTTTCCCATCTTTAAAGCTTGCTTGAAACATATAAAGATCACTTAATTCAGAGATTTAGTGTTTACAAAAAGTTTCAAAGTTTTGGAGTTTTCACTTAAGTCTTCTAAGAATTTTCCTAACATTGTGGGATAGATATATTATCATTAACCCTCCATTTTAGATGAGATGAACGGATTTAAGTTCTCATGGTCTCACAACTATTAAGAATTCTACAGTTGTGATTCAGAAGTCCAACATGCTTATCATGAAATCACATGAAGTAAATTATCTAGAATCTGACAGGATATTTTTGTTAGAATAATTAATGTTAAGTAATTTAATATCAGAGATAGTTATAATATGGTACCTACCAATCATAATTAATAGGATAGATTTGTCTTATTTAAAATTAGTActcataatatataaaaaaaattcctataagAATTAAGAGTACTTCTGACCTATTGTTCACATGATATTGTCTTTGCATTATCCTCTACAAAGTTTGGTTTATATTCCATCAATCAGTAGAATAAAAGATAGCTTGCTATTTTTTGTACTCAATTGAAATTTCTGGGATAGTTGGTATTGAGATTTAGTTGctaatttataaacaattttttttcttttcatacagaGGTCAAAGTCTTAGAACCTAGCCTGGTTTTAACATATCCTAATTGACTAGAATAGTCTGATCATAGCATAtactatttaaatttgaaaaataaccatttctttctaataaaattacaaagtaatTAATTTAGGATTCTCAAACTGTTTCATGGAAGAGATATTACTTTATATTActataatgctttttttttcaaaagtttgggAAATGAAGCATATCCCACCCTTCTTTGGGATATTAATAgggcagaataaatattaaagactCTGAAAAGCAACAAATTTATGTAACTCAACATTCTAGGGAGTCTGGAAGTATCTTTTTGTAGCACTTGGCAAGAAAATGATTGACAGTACtagaatttgttcatttttctttttgattcttaaaaGTACAGATTATCTACTGTAGAAtaagagaaaagatatttttttaccCCAGCTATCACTAGGATACTTACAGGATATTTGTAAAACATGGAATGCTTGTGCTTTTTATAAGAAATTCTGAGTGCATCACTGCCAGAAAGCTTATGATTTATAGAACTTCTAAGAAACTTTGGAATCTAGAATATCAAATTTATCATATCTTTGCAGTGAACAGATAAAATTAGCATACTTTCCTGTAGTTATCATTCTTTCTGCAATTAGATTTTGTGAAGTTTGTTTCAGTAAGATTGTTTGTTTCAAAACAATCTTAATTGTTTTGGATGCTTTCTTTGATTCAAAAAGAAGTGGGTTTATAGCAAAATATGGATTTATAATTCTTAAGGGATTACCTTTGTAATATTAGGGAAACACTTAGTATTTTGCCTAAATGTTTTTTTGAAGTTAGATTCTGGGTGGTTACATAGTTTCTATGAACATattaacagatatatgagaaaaaaaatgttttttctctccCTACTTGACAAGGGTATAGAGACTATATCGAGATGGGCATTAACCCTAAGAAACTTGTGATGGGTATTCCTTGGTATGGTTATGATTATACCTGCCTGAATCTTTCTGAGGTAAGAACAGGTCATTTGTTATGTAGTTTTTtccaattatatatttaaagccTCTTTTGTTTCATtaagaatttataaactttatttagatttcttacatatattaaaactaaaaatttattttaaattatttaatctcatGGAAGCTTCTGAATGTCATACATTTCCATCtcataatgaaatttaaattttattctgtataGTCAGGTTACCTATttgttgcatatattttatttctaatagctTTGTTTGATAATctataacattaatattttttcatttctaggatCATGTTTGTACAATTGCAAAAGTCCCTTTCCGGGGTGCTCCTTGTAGTGATGCTGCAGGACATCAGGTGCCCTACAGAACAATCATGAAGCAAATAAATAGTTCTATTTCTGGAAGCCAGTGGAATAAAGATCAGCTGGCTCCATATTATAACTACAAAGTAAGACTTTTCACAAgttataaacatttattcttttaattttcataactatacatttttataattagataTTTGGTATAAGAATTTCCATCAGTTTTAGGGTACAACATACAGACTTCTGTTTATAAGAGTAAACTTGTTCTGTAATTAGAAACTTTAGTTTTCTGGCAAAGCAGTACTCTGGCCACTTCAATTTAGATGATGCTATAAAAACATGCATATCATAAATAGGACTTCCTTAACAGTTGACAATTATGTTACAAAATTTGCTTTCAAAAAGGGCTTTGGGCCAAAGTAGGTTACTAACTCTGAAAGCCTACATTTCAAAGTAACCTAAAGATTCTGATGAGAATCTTAGGGGAAAATGAGGCTGAGAAAAGGAGCTGCATCATCAGCTACTtgacaatggaaaaaaatgtatcatttcaaatttatttcataactaaaacaaattgtaagtaaaaattagaaaatatcacaaaagaaaacCTGAAGAAATATTGTAATTGATTATTAGGTAGTATTTAATAAGCAGGAATTGATATACTAAAGAAGCAAAGTTGTAATTTTCATAATTTACCTTTAGCAAAACTTTCCACACCTTGAAAACCTAAGTACAAAtaatctttgaattttatttggatTGTATTGCTTTAAAAGGAATCCTGAAATAATACAAGTTAATTCTAGGAAGCTTTATATTCTTAATTATCTGATGCTCATATACAAACACACtactatatataataaatatacatgcatatgcctgtaataccaATTACAAAAAAAAGCTTTCTAAACTTTATAATCAAGAATGTAGATTATTAGTTAAACTGATGGCACTCTTAGAAACATTCTAGAAAAGTGTTTCATGGATAGTTTTTTTAAGGCTATggtaaaaattacatataatttaatattatataatatgaaatGATAGTGTACACTATGATGTACTGTTTTAATAAtccttaatttttccttaatgaaaagatcaggaacaaattatttttttaaaaaattaaatttttaattagcaagaaaaatttcataaatacatatatttgctgTACATGTTttgttatatacatatactaCAGAACAGCTAAATCAAGTTACTTAACATAGGCATTACTTAACATACTTACCTTTATTTATGGTGAGATCATGTAAACTCTCACAATTTTTAGGTACACAATACATTGCTATTAACTTGTCACAATAGCGTATAGTAGATCTCTTAAATTTACTCCTCCTTTGACCAATATCTCACATTCTCCCCACCCACTGCCTCTAGTAACTACCATTTTAGTTTATATGAAGgaacatatttttgtttatagctTACTATGTGTATTTTACTTAACTGTCTACAAATCagttcatttttaagtatttttatttatgtattaattgtacatattaatgggattcaGGGTGATATTTTAACACTTGCATACTGCATGCACTGAATTTCCCCTttccttattatttctttatgtttggaTCCTTTGAACTCTTCCCTTTTAGATCTCCACACATTATATAATAGGTTACTGTGATCTATAGTCATCTCTTTGTGCTGCAGAACACcataatttattccttttctctgtgttttggTATCCAGTATCCAACCAGAACATATTTTTGATGTTATAGAATTCAGAAAACTTTTTGATGACCCTCGAAGGTCATTTAATggtatttaagaaaacaatatagttataattgttttgttctttttttattatagaattcTGTAGTAAGCAAAGTcaagtttctgttgtttgaaaAGAATTCATTCTGCTTTCTTCTGCTGTTTCATCCCTAGCAGCTTCATTTTGGACTCAATATGCTATATTCCTAAAGCATACAGGAAGATCTATATGCTTTAATCAGTCCTAAATCAATTGATTCACCCTTCAGTCCTTCACTATTGTGAGACATTTGAAATTTCTCAGCAATATCAAAACTCAACGTACTAAGTAGGATGGAGGCAAATTTAAAAGTACATGTGTTTGGGTTTACCCCTGAATCTTCAAAGATTTTTCATATTTAGATGCAGGTTCTGCAAGCTGCCCTTTGATGGTGAATCACAACTGTTACTACCCCATGCATGGCTTTGTTTAGAACTTAAAATTGTTAAAGGATGGGATACAAGATATAGGATGCAATATACTTGTATGTAATGAATCTACTATACTTATTAATTTACCAAGTTACTAGTGACCTTCAAATTAATCATCTAAGGAGAATATTCTAACTCCAGAAGTACTACCATAAATAAAAATTGGCTGGCATTTATTCACAATTGCAGTTTCCCAGAGGTATATAAAAATTAGTAAGTTACTTTTAGTCACATGTTTATTTTTACCttgtatcttttttctccttcctttactctttTGCCTAGATAtgctcctttcctttttcctctatctCTTACCTAGTAGCTCAAGTACTTCCTGAAAGAACAGTACAGAGCAGAAAGTGAGAGTGTAAAATCAGGCTGGGtctggtggctcatgcctgtaatcccagtggcttgggaggctgcagcaggaggatcacagagccagcctcaacaacttagcgagaccctgtctctaaataaaatataaaaagggctcaatggtcaagtgcccctgggttcaatccccagtaaaaaaaaaaaaaaaaaaaaaaaaaaaaaagagagagagagaaagtgtaaGATTGGAACCTAATTGATGATTCTTAATTGGGCCTGTGTTAAGTCAGCCAAGTCACCCCTAATAGCCTCTTAGAATTCATTCTGTAAGACCAGGAAAAGGAGGTACTTTCCTCCTCCATTGCCATTACCTTTTGATTTGGCTGATTCATCATAAACAAAACCATATGGTGAACTCCTAGCCAGGCACACTTCCAGAAACTGTGGGAAACACAAAAAAGTATGTAAGCTGATTTTAAAGGACCAAAGTAGAAGTTCTAACTTCAGCTGCATATCATAATTACCTAATGGaacattaaaacacaaaacaaacaaatatacatCCTAGCACCATTGCTGGAGGATTTTGATTCAATAGATTTCATGTGGTATGGGGCCCAGGAATATGTTGGGGGGTGGTTGTTGGTTTTTGgcctgctggggattgaacccagggccttgcacatgctaggcaagtgcttcaccactggcCCATACCCACAGCCCAGGGTCTCTTTTTAAAACCCCTACAATGATTCAGATA
This genomic interval carries:
- the Ctbs gene encoding di-N-acetylchitobiase yields the protein MSRPQLPRLLAGAPRGDPGLALVLLVVLAPLLAAGAHCPCQEPALCRPIRHRPDFEVFVFDVGKKTWKSYDWSQITTVAVFGKYDSELMCYAHSKGARVVLKGDVSLKDIIDPTFRTSWIAQKLDLAKSQYMDGINIDIEQEVTCFSPEYDALTALVKETTDSFHREIEGSQVTFDVAWSPKNIDRRCYNYTGIADACDFLFVMSYDEQSQIWSECIAAANAPYNQTVTGYRDYIEMGINPKKLVMGIPWYGYDYTCLNLSEDHVCTIAKVPFRGAPCSDAAGHQVPYRTIMKQINSSISGSQWNKDQLAPYYNYKDPAGYFHQVWYDNPQSISLKAAYVQNYGLLGIGMWNANCLDYSKDAVAKQQTEEMWKVLKPKT